The proteins below come from a single Sander vitreus isolate 19-12246 chromosome 15, sanVit1, whole genome shotgun sequence genomic window:
- the prmt1 gene encoding protein arginine N-methyltransferase 1 isoform X2 — protein MAAPAERMEGESSAKPAAEDMTSKDYYFDSYAHFGIHEEMLKDEVRTLTYRNSMFHNKHLFKDKVVLDVGSGTGILCMFAAKAGAKKVIGIECSSISDYAVKIVKANKMDDVVTIIKGKVEEVDLPVDGVDIIISEWMGYCLFYESMLNTVIYARDKWLKPDGLIFPDRATLYVTAIEDRQYKDYKIHWWENVYGFDMSCIKEVAIKEPLVDVVDPKQLVSSACLIKEVDIYTVKLEDLSFTSPFCLQVKRNDYIHALVTYFNIEFTRCHKRTGFSTSPESPYTHWKQTVFYLDDYLTVKTGEEIFGTINMKPNVKNNRDLDFTVDIDFKGQLCEVSKTSEYRMR, from the exons ATGGCGGCGCCAGCAGAGAGGATGGAG GGGGAGAGCTCAGCCAAGCCAGCAGCTGAGGATATGACCTCAAAGGACTACTACTTTGACTCATACGCCCACTTTGGCATCCACGAg GAGATGCTGAAAGATGAGGTTCGCACTCTGACCTATCGCAATTCCATGTTCCACAACAAGCATCTGTTTAAGGACAAGGTGGTGCTGGATGTGGGCAGCGGGACAGGCATCCTCTGCATGTTTGCTGCCAAAGCTGGAGCCAAGAAGGTTATAGGG ATAGAGTGCAGCAGCATCTCAGACTACGCTGTGAAAATTGTCAAGGCCAACAAGATGGACGATG TTGTGACCATCATCAAGGggaaggtggaggaggtggaccTGCCCGTCGATGGAGTAGACATCATCATATCCGAGTGGATGGGCTACTGCCTCTTCTATGAGTCCATGCTCAATACAGTCATTTACGCCAGGGACAAGTGGCTG AAGCCAGATGGACTCATTTTCCCAGACAGGGCAACCCTTTATGTCACTGCCATTGAAGACAGGCAGTACAAGGACTACAAAATCCACT ggtGGGAGAACGTGTATGGTTTTGATATGTCATGCATCAAGGAGGTGGCAATCAAGGAGCCCCTGGTTGACGTGGTGGACCCAAAGCAGCTGGTCAGTAGCGCCTGTCTCATCAAG GAGGTGGACATCTACACCGTGAAGTTGGAGGACCTGTCCTTCACCTCACCGTTCTGCCTGCAGGTGAAGAGGAACGACTACATCCACGCTTTGGTCACCTACTTCAACATAGAGTTCACCCGCTGTCACAAGAGGACCGGCTTCTCCACCA GCCCAGAGTCCCCCTACACCCACTGGAAGCAGACGGTCTTCTACCTGGATGATTACCTGACGGTCAAGACTGGTGAGGAGATCTTTGGCACAATCAACATGAAGCCAAACGTCAAGAACAAT AGGGACCTGGACTTCACCGTAGACATCGACTTCAAGGGTCAGCTGTGTGAGGTGTCGAAGACGTCCGAGTACAGGATGCGTTAG
- the prmt1 gene encoding protein arginine N-methyltransferase 1 isoform X1 gives MAAPAERMEVSQGESSAKPAAEDMTSKDYYFDSYAHFGIHEEMLKDEVRTLTYRNSMFHNKHLFKDKVVLDVGSGTGILCMFAAKAGAKKVIGIECSSISDYAVKIVKANKMDDVVTIIKGKVEEVDLPVDGVDIIISEWMGYCLFYESMLNTVIYARDKWLKPDGLIFPDRATLYVTAIEDRQYKDYKIHWWENVYGFDMSCIKEVAIKEPLVDVVDPKQLVSSACLIKEVDIYTVKLEDLSFTSPFCLQVKRNDYIHALVTYFNIEFTRCHKRTGFSTSPESPYTHWKQTVFYLDDYLTVKTGEEIFGTINMKPNVKNNRDLDFTVDIDFKGQLCEVSKTSEYRMR, from the exons ATGGCGGCGCCAGCAGAGAGGATGGAG GTTTCTCAGGGGGAGAGCTCAGCCAAGCCAGCAGCTGAGGATATGACCTCAAAGGACTACTACTTTGACTCATACGCCCACTTTGGCATCCACGAg GAGATGCTGAAAGATGAGGTTCGCACTCTGACCTATCGCAATTCCATGTTCCACAACAAGCATCTGTTTAAGGACAAGGTGGTGCTGGATGTGGGCAGCGGGACAGGCATCCTCTGCATGTTTGCTGCCAAAGCTGGAGCCAAGAAGGTTATAGGG ATAGAGTGCAGCAGCATCTCAGACTACGCTGTGAAAATTGTCAAGGCCAACAAGATGGACGATG TTGTGACCATCATCAAGGggaaggtggaggaggtggaccTGCCCGTCGATGGAGTAGACATCATCATATCCGAGTGGATGGGCTACTGCCTCTTCTATGAGTCCATGCTCAATACAGTCATTTACGCCAGGGACAAGTGGCTG AAGCCAGATGGACTCATTTTCCCAGACAGGGCAACCCTTTATGTCACTGCCATTGAAGACAGGCAGTACAAGGACTACAAAATCCACT ggtGGGAGAACGTGTATGGTTTTGATATGTCATGCATCAAGGAGGTGGCAATCAAGGAGCCCCTGGTTGACGTGGTGGACCCAAAGCAGCTGGTCAGTAGCGCCTGTCTCATCAAG GAGGTGGACATCTACACCGTGAAGTTGGAGGACCTGTCCTTCACCTCACCGTTCTGCCTGCAGGTGAAGAGGAACGACTACATCCACGCTTTGGTCACCTACTTCAACATAGAGTTCACCCGCTGTCACAAGAGGACCGGCTTCTCCACCA GCCCAGAGTCCCCCTACACCCACTGGAAGCAGACGGTCTTCTACCTGGATGATTACCTGACGGTCAAGACTGGTGAGGAGATCTTTGGCACAATCAACATGAAGCCAAACGTCAAGAACAAT AGGGACCTGGACTTCACCGTAGACATCGACTTCAAGGGTCAGCTGTGTGAGGTGTCGAAGACGTCCGAGTACAGGATGCGTTAG